From Methanosarcina lacustris Z-7289, one genomic window encodes:
- a CDS encoding HVO_0476 family zinc finger protein, with translation MEWSFTHWVKLEAGELLCEDEEIVLETVKIGAENPFIITSLQVGVRRVPSALAEELDTIWARPLDEITFGKRGKVRQKHPRSPENMKPVIGVSAPSKAFKLMQGT, from the coding sequence ATAGAATGGTCCTTTACCCACTGGGTAAAACTAGAAGCAGGTGAGCTTCTTTGCGAAGATGAGGAAATCGTTCTGGAGACCGTAAAAATCGGTGCTGAAAACCCATTTATTATAACCTCGCTTCAGGTAGGAGTAAGACGCGTGCCTTCTGCCCTTGCTGAGGAACTTGATACAATCTGGGCGAGACCCCTTGACGAAATCACTTTCGGAAAGAGAGGAAAAGTTAGACAAAAACACCCCAGATCTCCGGAAAATATGAAACCCGTAATCGGAGTTTCCGCTCCTTCAAAAGCCTTCAAACTGATGCAAGGGACATGA
- a CDS encoding HVO_0476 family zinc finger protein yields MTREIDIECPACSPREEVGHEVIKEGQSPIVRCMKCGQVHPAKMKTPKNVSLRVVISKMEASNTFKTDLDSETVLQIDDELVVDDEETGMVCPILITSLEAGGKRVNAGIAEEIETVWGRAIDEITVKFSAQEGTDKTEVIEKRVPGDYEFVIGEEEKVGNTRLFITKIKVRDGLFRSRKGDVVLAKYVKRIFARKGRREGLGQSESRRGPW; encoded by the coding sequence ATGACAAGAGAAATTGATATTGAGTGCCCCGCCTGTTCCCCGCGTGAGGAAGTCGGGCATGAAGTTATAAAAGAAGGACAGAGCCCGATTGTCCGCTGTATGAAGTGCGGTCAGGTGCATCCTGCAAAGATGAAAACCCCGAAAAACGTCAGCTTGAGAGTCGTTATCAGCAAGATGGAAGCCTCAAATACCTTTAAAACCGATCTAGATTCCGAAACTGTGCTTCAGATAGATGATGAGCTGGTCGTTGACGATGAAGAGACGGGAATGGTATGCCCTATCCTCATCACCTCCCTTGAAGCAGGAGGAAAACGTGTCAATGCAGGCATTGCAGAAGAAATCGAGACAGTATGGGGAAGGGCAATTGATGAGATAACTGTGAAATTCTCCGCACAGGAAGGAACTGATAAAACGGAAGTAATAGAAAAACGCGTTCCTGGAGACTATGAATTTGTAATAGGAGAAGAAGAAAAAGTTGGGAACACCAGGCTTTTCATCACCAAAATTAAGGTCAGAGACGGGCTTTTCAGGTCAAGGAAAGGCGACGTTGTACTTGCAAAATATGTAAAACGCATATTTGCCAGAAAAGGAAGAAGAGAAGGATTAGGTCAGAGTGAGAGCAGAAGAGGACCGTGGTAA
- a CDS encoding protein-L-isoaspartate O-methyltransferase, translating into MRAEEDRGKENHTEKKGVKKQEEDREELHKLEEMRERLIRGLEIHGTEEKVLKAMLRVPRHIFVPEYARRGAYIDTPLDIGFGQTISAPHMVAIMCDLLELSEGLKVLEIGTGSGYNAAVMGELVGQSGHVYTVERIEPLVNFARENIKKAGYENVTILLDDGSVGYSSYAPYDRIVVTCAAPDIPEPLLEQLKPGGIMVIPVGEYTQELIRIKKDNEGNIHKEKRGGVVFVPLIGKYGF; encoded by the coding sequence GTGAGAGCAGAAGAGGACCGTGGTAAAGAAAACCACACCGAAAAAAAGGGAGTTAAAAAACAGGAAGAAGACAGGGAAGAACTGCATAAACTCGAAGAGATGCGAGAACGTCTCATAAGAGGGCTTGAGATCCATGGAACGGAGGAAAAGGTCCTCAAAGCCATGCTCAGGGTCCCCAGGCATATATTTGTCCCGGAATACGCGAGAAGGGGGGCGTACATTGACACTCCTCTGGATATCGGCTTCGGGCAAACTATCTCTGCCCCTCATATGGTTGCTATCATGTGTGATCTCCTTGAACTTTCGGAAGGGCTAAAAGTCCTGGAAATAGGGACGGGGTCAGGATATAATGCAGCAGTAATGGGGGAACTTGTAGGGCAGAGTGGGCATGTATACACTGTTGAACGCATTGAACCCCTTGTGAATTTTGCAAGGGAGAACATTAAAAAAGCCGGTTACGAAAACGTTACCATACTGCTTGATGACGGGTCCGTGGGCTATTCCAGTTATGCTCCTTATGACAGGATAGTTGTAACCTGCGCGGCTCCCGATATCCCTGAGCCTCTGCTGGAGCAGTTGAAACCCGGAGGAATAATGGTAATTCCTGTAGGGGAATATACCCAGGAGCTTATCAGAATTAAAAAAGATAACGAAGGCAATATACACAAAGAGAAAAGAGGGGGAGTTGTTTTCGTACCTTTGATAGGAAAATACGGGTTTTAA